The following are encoded in a window of Megalopta genalis isolate 19385.01 chromosome 6, iyMegGena1_principal, whole genome shotgun sequence genomic DNA:
- the Impbeta11 gene encoding importin beta11, with amino-acid sequence MEFIENNSTNPGIRERNMDASVIEVLQQAGSQDPNILKPAEQTLEQWETERGFYSTLFNIFSNHSLTVNIRWMAILCFKNGVERYWRKNAPNAIAEDEKEFLRQRLISNFDEPVNQLAVQLAALIGKIARYDCPKEWGTLIPTILDVVRGQNPLAQHRALLTLHYVIKSLASKCLILDRRSFQALTVNVFSFILNLWNTYTESFFILASNGADTNQIQEALEKALILLRILRKLILHGFETFEVPQEATLFLEIVFERAKTCLECRKTLISRGIQLEACDKFTILWIKVLIGVHETYWNLHIELIPTSIKFSVFYCFTEAGQNLAFERFTIQCLNLLKRIIMRNQVPFDSRRRKGSQSIRLVRLIQENFSPETLIEICSKLVTHYFLLTPADLELWDTDPENFFFDDVGEVSKYSLRPCSEAVFSDFFYRFRDILAPVLVDLMQKHHQPVDPNNLHAILLKDAVYNAVGLAAFYLYDEVNFDQWFSTTLKEELKIRNNNYRIIRRRVCWLIGQWSSIKLSRGLRPMVYELMVEVLSPEEDLGVRLAASDALKLIIDDFQFNPEEFSPYLEPACTLLISLLKEVTEWDTKMRVLYVLSFMIERVGSEINPYVGVLSSYLPILWQQSDQHNMLRCAIITTLVHLEKTLGPESVIIQPLVIGVVAFSCDVNQSEHVYLLEDGLRLWSTLLENAPAPTPEIMDLAKNLCALIDQSGENLELCLHIVQVYAILSPQEFLSQRGGFVVETLRSIMSDLKSEGVLMVFMVFDTFMCAAARQGAELIKPALVTVFENVCKEQDSIQVMTICLIIVARVLWFYKDIFIQVISELARKIGGNETSEEEVIGKIIRVWVVQMPVVFQPERRKLLALALCSLLGANSPPSVLEYFPLIISNIVETLNDISRFDNLEYDCIGSAIESLTIGGQPDEEYNSEYVGEHEDYGNEHEQRKRRLVRADVVTTMSLKDTLQNQLLTLRGIVGENQFNQMMSTLNPAIDKQLKFYISL; translated from the exons ATGGAGTTTATCGAAAATAATTCTACGAACCCTGGTATAAGAGAG AGAAATATGGATGCCTCAGTGATAGAAGTGCTTCAACAAGCAGGTAGTCAAGATCCAAACATTTTGAAACCTGCTGAACAAACGTTAGAACAGTGGGAAACTGAAAGGGGGTTCTATTCTACATTATTT AACATATTCTCAAATCATTCCTTGACTGTTAATATTAGATGGATGGCAATTTTGTGTTTCAAAAATGGTGTTGAAAGATATTGGAGAAAGAATGCACCAAA tGCAATCGCAGAGGATGAAAAAGAATTCCTTAGACAACGTTTAATATCAAATTTTGACGAACCTGTAAATCAATTAGCTGTACAATTGGCAGCTCTTATTGGTAAAATTGCAAG ATACGATTGTCCTAAAGAATGGGGTACATTAATTCCAACAATATTGGATGTTGTAAGAGGACAAAATCCCTTGGCCCAACATCGGGCACTGTTGACATTACACTATGTTATTAAGAGTTTAGCTTCTAAATGTTTGATACTGGACAGACGATCCTTCCAAGCACTAACTGTTAATGTGTTCAGTTTTATTTTGAATTTATGGAACACTTATACCGAATCATTTTTCATACTGGCATCAAATGGAGCAGACACAAATCAGATACAGGAAGCTTTAGAGAAAGCTTTAATTCTATTAAGAATACTTAGAAAACTCATTCTACATGGATTCGAAACATTTGAAGTACCTCAGGAAGCTACGTTATTCTTAGAAATAGTTTTCGAACGTGCGAAAACCTGCCTCGAGTGTC GAAAGACCTTAATCTCGAGAGGAATACAATTGGAAGCGTGCGACAAATTTACAATTCTCTGGATCAAAGTGTTGATAGGGGTCCATGAAACGTATTGGAATTTGCACATTGAACTGATACCAACCTCCATAAAGTTTTCTGTTTTTTACTGTTTTACAGAAGCCGGTCAAAATTTAGCTTTTGAGAGATTTACTATTCAatgtttaaatttattaaaacgcaTTATAATGCGAAACCAAGTTCCCTTCGATTCAAGAAGGAGAAAGGGCTCACAAAGTATCCGATTAGTCAGATTGATACAAGAAAACTTTTCCCCTGAAACATTAATCGAAATTTGTTCGAAACTTGTAACGCATTATTTCCTCTTAACTCCAGCTGATTTGGAGTTATGGGATACAGATCCAGAAAACTTCT TTTTTGATGATGTTGGAGAAGTATCGAAATATAGTTTAAGG CCATGTTCGGAAGCTGTGTTTTCCGATTTTTTCTATCGGTTTAGGGACATTTTGGCACCAGTTTTAGTCGATTTAATGCAGAAGCATCATCAACCGGTTGATCCAAACAATCTACATGCTATTTTATTAAAAGACGCAGTATATAATGCTGTTGGATTGGCTGCTTTTTACTTGTACGATGAG GTAAACTTTGATCAATGGTTCTCAACCACTTTGAAAGAAGAGTTGAAGattcgaaataataattatagaattattagaAGACGAGTATGCTGGCTTATTGGCCAGTGGTCGA GTATTAAACTAAGCAGGGGACTGAGACCTATGGTGTATGAACTTATGGTCGAAGTTCTAAGTCCAGAAGAAGATTTGGGCGTTCGTTTGGCAGCTAGCGATGCCTTAAAGCTTATAATAGACGACTTTCAATTTAATCCAGAAGAATTCTCTCCTTATTTGGAACCAGCATGTACATTATTGATTTCTCTGTTGAAAGAAGTAACGGAGTGGGATACCAAG ATGCGTGTTTTATACGTATTATCATTCATGATCGAACGTGTGGGCAGCGAAATAAACCCATATGTTGGGGTTCTTAGTTCATATCTACCAATCCTCTGGCAACAATCTGATCAGCATAATATGTTGAGATGTGCTATAATCACAACACTTGTACATTTAGAGAAG ACGTTAGGTCCTGAAAGTGTTATAATACAACCGCTGGTGATAGGTGTTGTTGCATTCAGTTGCGACGTTAATCAGAGTGAACATGTTTATTTGTTAGAAGACGGATTGCGATTATGGTCAACTTTATTGGAAAATGCACCCGCACCAACACCAGAAATAATGGATTTGGCTAAGAATCTATGTGCATTAATAG ATCAATCCGGGGAAAATTTAGAGTTATGTTTGCACATCGTTCAAGTATACGCTATATTAAGTCCCCAAGAATTTTTAAGTCAAAGAGGTGGATTCGTGGTCGAAACTCTTAGATCAATCATGAGTGATTTGAAATCGGAAGGAGTATTGATGGTTTTCATGGTATTCGATACGTTCATGTGTGCAGCTGCTCGACAAGGTGCAGAACTAATTAAGCCTGCTTTAGTAACTGTATTTGA AAACGTGTGCAAGGAACAGGACTCTATACAAGTGATGACTATATGTCTAATAATCGTGGCAAGAGTTTTGTGGTTTTATAAAGATATTTTTATACAG GTAATAAGCGAGTTAGCCAGAAAAATAGGCGGGAACGAAACGAGCGAAGAGGAAGTTATTGGAAAGATTATACGTGTATGGGTTGTTCAAATGCCAGTCGTCTTCCAGCCAGAGAGACGTAAATTATTAGCTCTTGCACTTTGTTCACTTCTTGGGGCTAACAGTCCACCAAGTGTACTTGAATATTTTCCACTAATAATATCGAATATTGTCGAGACCCTTAATGATATATCTAGATTTGACAATTTAGAATATGACTGCATTGGATCCGCTATTGA GTCATTAACTATTGGTGGACAACCTGATGAGGAGTATAACAGTGAATACGTGGGCGAACATGAGGACTACGGCAATGAACATGAACAGCGAAAAAGACGACTAGTTCGCGCGGATGTCGTCACCACAATGTCATTAAAAGATACGTTGCAAAATCAG ctacttACATTAAGAGGCATAGTTGGGGAGAACCAATTTAATCAGATGATGTCAACTCTTAATCCAGCAATAGATAAACAACTGAAGTTTTATATATCCCTATGA